In the genome of Hyphomonas sp. Mor2, one region contains:
- a CDS encoding TonB-dependent hemoglobin/transferrin/lactoferrin family receptor, translating into MASTLIATLPWAVAEDSADDELRIDAITVYGTSNPLPVFDYPGQVTVIDRDALESIAPSAVSDLLRDVPGLDFTGGPRRTGELPSIRGLSGQNVLILLDGARQSFTSAHDGRFFVDPELIGAAEVVRGPASALYGSGAVGGVLAFESVDAADLLREGETWGARARLGYQSVNEESYASLTAFTQRGDFDGLASFGIRKSSDIELASGVDLPSDDDIQTALIKGSYALTEALSIAGSWQRLTNSAIEPNNGQGTAGTGDSILDRDVDKDITTDTFRLGLNFNPVTNDWLDLSLTAYQTSSDVDEFDATISRTTVRDIETTGFSARNASRFTLGAAETTLTVGGDWYKDEQTGTDDQTMDGTRGGVPNGESEFMGVFAQIESVIETPAGQFVVIPGVRFDEFKSSSSIAPGGENSDDALSPRFAASFAPRNTEWLRLFGSYAEGFRAPSINELYLDGVHFSIPHPVLFNPAMGSFVLAPNNFVPNPDLVPEETQTVEFGVGVDFKQIFFASDRFQAKVSYFETEADDLINLSVDVSPAASCFAPPFFQPCNWGTSESANVDQAELEGWEGELHYESDRFFARASFSSIEGTNLSDGSDLGSLTPDRTALNLGLKLPEWNARVGARVQHAGDFAQRVSDGSGGFTLQDERESYTVLDVYASWRPEAIDGLRLDFGVDNVFDEEYERTFAGAIEPGTNVKVSAAWQFGG; encoded by the coding sequence ATGGCCTCGACGCTAATTGCAACGTTGCCATGGGCCGTCGCCGAGGACTCGGCAGATGACGAACTGCGCATCGACGCCATCACCGTTTACGGCACGAGTAATCCTTTGCCTGTTTTTGACTATCCTGGACAGGTCACGGTCATTGATCGCGATGCACTGGAATCAATTGCGCCGTCAGCGGTTTCTGATCTGTTGCGGGATGTTCCAGGGCTCGATTTCACCGGCGGTCCGCGCCGCACCGGGGAACTGCCCAGTATCCGTGGACTGTCCGGTCAGAATGTTCTGATCCTGCTCGATGGCGCGCGTCAGAGTTTTACGTCCGCTCATGATGGCCGTTTCTTTGTCGATCCTGAATTGATTGGTGCTGCCGAGGTGGTGCGCGGGCCAGCTTCTGCGCTGTATGGGTCAGGTGCTGTGGGCGGCGTGTTGGCATTCGAGAGCGTCGATGCGGCTGACCTGCTGCGCGAAGGTGAAACCTGGGGTGCCCGCGCCCGGCTTGGCTATCAAAGCGTCAATGAGGAGAGTTATGCCTCGCTGACTGCCTTTACGCAGCGAGGCGATTTCGATGGGTTGGCCAGTTTCGGGATCCGCAAATCGAGCGATATTGAGCTCGCGTCTGGTGTCGACCTGCCGTCCGATGATGACATCCAAACAGCGTTGATCAAAGGCAGCTATGCATTGACCGAGGCCCTTTCGATTGCAGGGTCCTGGCAGCGCTTAACCAATTCTGCGATCGAGCCGAACAATGGTCAGGGGACCGCAGGCACGGGCGATAGTATTCTCGATCGAGACGTCGACAAGGATATCACGACGGATACGTTCCGCCTCGGGTTGAACTTCAATCCAGTAACCAATGACTGGCTCGATCTGTCCCTGACCGCATATCAGACCTCCAGCGATGTGGATGAGTTCGACGCGACGATTTCTCGGACCACGGTACGCGATATCGAGACGACCGGCTTTTCCGCGCGCAATGCTTCACGCTTCACCCTTGGTGCTGCCGAGACCACGCTCACAGTCGGCGGAGACTGGTACAAGGATGAGCAGACGGGCACTGATGACCAGACGATGGACGGAACGCGCGGCGGCGTGCCAAACGGGGAAAGCGAGTTCATGGGGGTCTTCGCACAGATTGAATCTGTGATCGAAACACCGGCTGGGCAATTCGTTGTCATCCCGGGTGTGCGGTTTGATGAGTTCAAGAGTTCGTCTTCGATTGCGCCAGGCGGGGAAAACTCCGATGATGCCCTCTCTCCGCGTTTCGCGGCGAGTTTCGCGCCTCGAAACACGGAATGGTTACGGCTGTTTGGCTCCTATGCTGAAGGGTTCCGGGCACCTTCCATCAATGAGCTGTATCTTGACGGTGTCCACTTCTCGATCCCGCATCCGGTTCTGTTCAATCCGGCCATGGGATCGTTTGTCTTGGCGCCAAACAATTTTGTACCCAATCCCGATCTCGTTCCGGAAGAGACCCAGACCGTGGAGTTCGGTGTCGGTGTGGACTTCAAGCAGATCTTCTTTGCAAGCGACCGGTTCCAGGCCAAGGTCTCGTACTTTGAGACTGAGGCCGATGATCTGATCAATCTTTCCGTGGACGTGTCGCCAGCGGCCAGCTGTTTCGCGCCGCCCTTTTTCCAGCCTTGCAACTGGGGAACGTCAGAGTCTGCAAATGTTGATCAGGCTGAACTGGAAGGCTGGGAAGGCGAACTGCACTATGAGTCCGACCGCTTCTTCGCGCGGGCGAGTTTCTCGAGCATTGAAGGCACCAATCTATCAGATGGTTCCGACCTCGGATCGCTGACGCCAGATCGGACGGCCCTTAATCTTGGCCTGAAACTACCGGAATGGAACGCACGGGTCGGTGCCCGTGTTCAGCATGCCGGTGACTTTGCGCAGCGCGTCTCCGACGGGTCGGGCGGTTTTACGCTGCAGGATGAGCGCGAAAGCTATACCGTTCTCGATGTCTATGCGAGCTGGCGCCCAGAGGCGATTGACGGACTGCGCCTGGATTTCGGCGTCGATAATGTCTTCGACGAGGAATATGAGCGCACCTTTGCCGGCGCCATCGAGCCCGGCACCAATGTCAAAGTCTCAGCCGCATGGCAGTTCGGCGGCTGA
- a CDS encoding glutathione S-transferase family protein, with amino-acid sequence MKLFNSVGPNPQVVRTFMAERGISVPLEDVDIMGGANRQADYLKVNPAGQLPALELDDGTILTEITVICEYLDETHPGESLMGETPEARAQIRSWTRWADLNVCEPLANGFRFSEGLPLFQHRMRCVPEAASGLKACAQDKLEWLDAQLGDRPFLAGDPFSMADILLSSFLAFGEQVGQPLNRDLKTLSAWFDRCQSRESAKA; translated from the coding sequence ATGAAACTCTTCAATTCCGTCGGCCCCAACCCGCAAGTCGTACGGACCTTCATGGCCGAGCGCGGCATTTCGGTGCCGCTCGAGGACGTCGACATTATGGGTGGTGCCAACCGCCAGGCTGATTATCTCAAGGTCAATCCGGCCGGTCAGCTGCCGGCGCTGGAACTCGATGACGGCACCATCCTTACCGAAATCACAGTCATCTGCGAGTATCTCGACGAAACCCATCCCGGCGAGTCCCTGATGGGCGAGACGCCGGAAGCGCGGGCTCAGATCCGCAGCTGGACGCGCTGGGCGGATTTGAATGTGTGTGAACCCCTGGCCAATGGGTTTCGATTTTCAGAAGGACTGCCATTGTTCCAGCATCGCATGCGGTGCGTGCCGGAAGCCGCGTCGGGCCTGAAAGCCTGTGCGCAGGACAAGCTGGAATGGCTGGATGCGCAGCTGGGAGACAGGCCGTTCCTGGCCGGCGATCCGTTTTCGATGGCGGATATCCTATTGTCGTCCTTCCTCGCGTTCGGGGAACAAGTCGGGCAGCCGCTCAACCGTGACCTGAAGACGCTAAGCGCCTGGTTCGATCGGTGCCAGTCCCGCGAAAGCGCGAAGGCATAA
- a CDS encoding SDR family oxidoreductase, with protein MDLKLSGKKCVVLGGTRGIGRAIADTLADEGADVAICARNAEQIAATVEALKAKGVNATGGSVDVTDRAALKAWIASAGEELGGIDILVSNAGAMAQGHDEASWKQNFDLDVLGAVNAFDAAEPFLGKAADAKGDAAFVIIASVSAAVADQASSYGPIKAALIHMAKGLARQHAKRGIRTNVVSPGMVYFEGGIWHQVEQNMPDFFKQALSRNPTGRLATPQEIADAAVFLASPRSSFTTGSNLIIDGTVSNRVNF; from the coding sequence ATGGACCTCAAACTCAGCGGCAAGAAATGCGTCGTCCTGGGCGGAACCCGAGGAATCGGACGCGCCATCGCCGATACGCTGGCCGATGAAGGCGCTGATGTCGCGATCTGCGCGCGCAACGCAGAGCAGATTGCGGCCACCGTCGAAGCGCTGAAAGCCAAAGGCGTGAACGCAACCGGCGGATCCGTGGATGTCACCGATCGCGCTGCCCTCAAAGCCTGGATCGCATCAGCGGGCGAAGAGCTTGGTGGGATCGATATCCTGGTTTCGAATGCTGGGGCCATGGCGCAGGGCCACGACGAGGCGTCGTGGAAGCAGAATTTCGATCTCGACGTGCTCGGCGCGGTCAATGCGTTCGACGCCGCCGAACCGTTCCTCGGTAAGGCCGCCGACGCGAAGGGCGATGCGGCGTTCGTAATCATCGCTTCAGTCTCTGCCGCGGTGGCCGATCAGGCCAGCTCGTACGGCCCCATCAAGGCGGCGCTCATCCACATGGCCAAAGGCCTCGCACGTCAGCATGCGAAGCGCGGGATCCGCACCAATGTGGTCTCGCCGGGCATGGTCTATTTCGAAGGGGGCATCTGGCATCAGGTCGAGCAGAACATGCCGGATTTCTTCAAGCAGGCTTTGTCGCGCAATCCTACGGGCCGCCTGGCAACGCCGCAGGAAATCGCAGATGCCGCGGTGTTTCTCGCCAGTCCGCGATCGTCCTTCACGACAGGATCAAACCTGATCATCGACGGTACGGTTTCCAACCGCGTCAACTTCTAA
- a CDS encoding NAD(P)-dependent alcohol dehydrogenase has protein sequence MKVAAVKKPGGPGNLIIEERPDPVAGPGEVLVRVRASSLNYHDFVVVMGGIPTDDGRIPMSDGAGDVVAVGEGVTRFQVGDKVLSTFFPDWFYGGPQAAGFFSVPGDGVDGFAAELVAMPAEAFTRMPEGYSYTEAATLPCAALTAWRGMFVENTVQPGDWVLTQGTGGVSIFALQFAKVAGARVIATSSSDAKLDKLKALGADHLINYKDIPEWGKKAFELTGGRGVDEVVEIGGPGTMAQSIAASRVGGHISLIGVLTGVSGEVPTAALFSKNITVSGITVGSREQQEAMIEAIDANGIKPVLDKDFPLSEIADAFAHQASQQHFGKITLSI, from the coding sequence ATGAAAGTCGCTGCCGTCAAAAAGCCTGGAGGTCCTGGCAATCTGATTATTGAGGAACGTCCAGACCCGGTCGCAGGGCCGGGTGAGGTTCTGGTTCGAGTGCGGGCTTCTTCGTTGAACTACCATGATTTCGTGGTCGTGATGGGAGGTATCCCGACCGATGATGGCCGCATTCCCATGTCTGATGGGGCCGGAGACGTGGTGGCTGTGGGTGAAGGCGTGACACGCTTTCAGGTGGGCGACAAAGTCCTGTCGACCTTCTTTCCAGACTGGTTCTACGGAGGCCCGCAAGCTGCCGGGTTTTTCTCGGTTCCCGGCGATGGCGTCGATGGGTTCGCCGCAGAACTCGTCGCCATGCCCGCGGAGGCCTTCACCCGTATGCCGGAGGGCTATTCCTACACCGAAGCGGCGACCTTGCCCTGCGCCGCTCTGACGGCCTGGCGAGGCATGTTTGTCGAGAACACGGTGCAACCCGGCGATTGGGTGCTCACGCAAGGCACCGGCGGCGTTTCCATTTTTGCCTTGCAATTTGCCAAGGTGGCCGGTGCGCGCGTCATCGCGACGTCTTCGTCCGACGCCAAGCTGGACAAGCTTAAAGCGCTCGGCGCCGATCATCTGATCAATTACAAGGACATCCCGGAATGGGGTAAGAAAGCGTTCGAGTTGACCGGCGGCCGCGGTGTTGATGAAGTCGTCGAGATTGGTGGACCAGGCACGATGGCGCAATCGATCGCGGCCAGCAGAGTCGGGGGGCACATCTCCCTGATCGGCGTGTTGACGGGCGTTTCCGGAGAGGTGCCTACGGCGGCTCTATTCTCGAAGAACATCACCGTGTCGGGCATAACCGTAGGCTCACGCGAGCAACAGGAAGCGATGATTGAGGCGATCGATGCCAATGGGATCAAGCCGGTGCTCGACAAGGATTTCCCGCTCAGCGAAATCGCCGACGCCTTCGCGCACCAGGCCAGCCAGCAGCATTTCGGGAAGATCACGCTATCGATTTAG
- a CDS encoding tetratricopeptide repeat protein, whose protein sequence is MTIKTFWMAGAALAALGLSSCVIQEPVENAASEAETPPFIEPVILAQSMCSSRASQVSETALAAAATLNPGFDYGTPFALPETVIAHFHYPVSTESEEAQLWFDTGLAHMANFNHDEAIAAFRKAQAADPDCAMCYWGEGLSFGSNINIPYMPDRGAAGLLATHEAVTRLDGLTDREAKLIQALDARYSLQDEAEVVENAGDFADAMDAVATAFPDDKFILSLAAEANMDTQPWDYWQPGAREPKGRTARTLELIEDALAIDPGFAPAIHLYIHITESSVDPFRAESYADRLLEQDLGVGHLVHMPSHIYLRLGQWKKSHESNIAAIKADEAYIAATDNAAVYGSVYYPHNVHFVVASSQFAGDAETALEMAGKLKSLAVLDPSAPAPLAEHIAASTIFTDLLFAGEQTVLDAAEPAAPHLYMRTAWHYARGTVYARQGDLDAAKAELGLLSGLTEAPGFGDYDAVYFAPLTGIQEVARLTLEGRVLASEGNLKAAIDRLESAAAAETQLPYFEPTWWYYPTRQTLGMLLVQDGQYDRAEREFFKTLIKAPNNAYALYGLAETFRAKGDERSEAYARSLFEDAWMGGDDRRPALTDL, encoded by the coding sequence ATGACAATCAAGACGTTCTGGATGGCGGGTGCTGCGCTGGCAGCTCTGGGCCTGTCATCCTGTGTGATACAGGAGCCGGTCGAAAACGCCGCGAGTGAAGCGGAGACACCGCCTTTCATAGAGCCGGTCATCCTGGCGCAGAGCATGTGCAGCAGCCGCGCTTCGCAGGTCTCGGAAACGGCGCTTGCAGCGGCCGCGACTCTCAATCCTGGTTTCGATTATGGGACGCCCTTCGCGCTTCCGGAGACGGTGATTGCGCATTTCCACTATCCAGTCAGCACCGAAAGCGAAGAGGCTCAGCTTTGGTTTGATACCGGCCTCGCGCATATGGCGAACTTCAATCATGATGAAGCCATTGCCGCCTTTCGCAAGGCGCAGGCCGCCGATCCAGACTGCGCCATGTGCTATTGGGGCGAAGGCTTGTCCTTTGGCAGCAATATCAACATTCCTTACATGCCCGACCGTGGCGCCGCGGGTTTGCTGGCGACACACGAGGCGGTCACCCGCCTGGACGGTCTGACGGATCGTGAGGCCAAGCTGATCCAGGCGCTCGATGCCCGCTATAGCCTGCAAGACGAGGCCGAAGTGGTTGAGAATGCGGGAGATTTCGCGGATGCCATGGATGCGGTTGCGACTGCGTTCCCGGATGACAAGTTCATTCTGTCCCTGGCCGCCGAAGCCAATATGGACACGCAGCCCTGGGATTATTGGCAACCTGGCGCGCGCGAACCGAAAGGACGTACGGCGCGCACGCTGGAGCTGATCGAAGACGCCCTGGCGATCGATCCGGGCTTTGCGCCAGCGATTCATCTGTACATCCATATCACCGAGTCGTCTGTCGATCCGTTCCGGGCCGAGTCCTATGCTGACCGGCTGCTGGAACAGGACCTGGGGGTCGGACATCTCGTGCACATGCCGTCGCATATCTATTTGCGGCTCGGCCAATGGAAGAAATCACACGAGTCGAACATTGCCGCGATCAAAGCGGATGAAGCCTACATCGCTGCGACGGATAATGCCGCCGTCTATGGCAGCGTCTACTATCCACACAATGTCCATTTCGTGGTCGCCAGTTCGCAGTTTGCCGGCGATGCCGAGACCGCCCTGGAAATGGCGGGCAAGCTGAAATCTCTCGCCGTGCTCGATCCAAGTGCCCCGGCACCGCTGGCCGAACATATCGCTGCGTCGACGATCTTTACTGACCTCCTGTTCGCAGGTGAGCAGACTGTGCTGGACGCAGCCGAACCCGCAGCGCCGCATCTGTATATGCGTACCGCCTGGCACTATGCACGCGGCACTGTCTATGCCCGCCAAGGGGATCTGGACGCCGCTAAAGCGGAGCTTGGTCTCTTGTCCGGACTCACAGAAGCCCCCGGATTTGGCGATTATGACGCCGTCTACTTTGCGCCGCTTACTGGCATTCAGGAGGTCGCTCGCCTGACGCTCGAAGGCCGTGTCCTGGCGTCGGAGGGGAATCTGAAAGCCGCGATTGATCGCCTGGAATCGGCGGCGGCAGCCGAAACCCAGCTGCCGTATTTCGAGCCAACCTGGTGGTATTATCCAACCCGACAAACGCTCGGAATGCTGCTGGTTCAGGATGGCCAGTATGACCGCGCTGAACGGGAATTCTTCAAGACACTGATCAAGGCCCCGAACAATGCCTATGCTCTATATGGCCTGGCGGAGACGTTCAGAGCCAAAGGCGATGAACGGTCCGAGGCCTATGCTCGCAGCCTGTTCGAGGATGCATGGATGGGCGGCGACGATCGACGCCCGGCGCTCACCGACTTGTAG
- the cysQ gene encoding 3'(2'),5'-bisphosphate nucleotidase CysQ — translation MTLTGDTLARIALDAGELIMQVYATDFDVDRKDDSSPVTEADEKAEALILAALAQADPDLPVIAEEAVAAGHTPEHGSRFALVDPLDGTKEFINKRGEFTVNIGIIENGVPVMGVVYAPALNRLFVADSRFSAWQAAAEPGGALPAADARTPLRIRRAPEAGVTAIASKSHRSDETNAFLETQNVADIISAGSSLKFCLIAAGEADLYPRHGRTMEWDTAAGQAVAEAAGARVTETDGAPLLYGKKARGYDNPHFIVWGDVTPPIPA, via the coding sequence ATGACACTGACAGGCGACACTCTGGCTCGCATCGCGCTCGATGCGGGAGAACTGATCATGCAGGTCTATGCGACGGATTTCGACGTCGACCGCAAGGATGACAGCTCTCCAGTCACCGAAGCGGACGAAAAGGCCGAGGCGCTGATCCTGGCGGCTCTGGCGCAGGCCGATCCAGACCTTCCCGTGATCGCGGAGGAAGCCGTCGCGGCCGGTCACACGCCCGAACATGGCAGCCGCTTTGCTCTGGTGGATCCGCTCGACGGCACCAAGGAGTTCATCAACAAACGCGGCGAATTCACAGTGAATATCGGCATTATCGAGAATGGCGTTCCGGTCATGGGGGTCGTCTACGCGCCGGCGCTGAACCGCCTGTTTGTCGCCGATAGCCGCTTTTCAGCCTGGCAGGCCGCCGCCGAACCCGGCGGCGCGCTACCCGCTGCAGACGCGCGCACGCCATTGCGCATTCGCCGGGCGCCAGAGGCAGGTGTCACTGCGATCGCGTCCAAGTCTCATCGCTCGGATGAAACCAATGCGTTTCTCGAAACACAAAACGTAGCCGACATCATCTCGGCTGGATCGTCCTTGAAGTTCTGTCTGATCGCGGCGGGTGAAGCGGACCTCTATCCGCGCCATGGTCGCACCATGGAATGGGACACAGCTGCAGGTCAGGCTGTCGCCGAAGCTGCGGGCGCGCGCGTAACCGAGACCGATGGCGCGCCGCTCCTCTATGGCAAGAAAGCACGCGGCTACGACAATCCGCACTTCATCGTCTGGGGGGACGTGACGCCGCCAATCCCGGCCTGA
- a CDS encoding TetR/AcrR family transcriptional regulator: MTEKKLKRKKSQRSSEESRAAILQATREEMAENGWRKFSVDKVSRRAKASKQTIYRWWPAIGNMCMEAAIELVPDRSKLGRDPAERIAALIQPLEDTTRQGSGHAVLRAAMIAASDDKDAGETWRNWMKENIRAPLRLVLAEIAAKNVVRRDFDLDEAVDFLTGQFWSRVMIMRAPLPEGFSNLQANALLTSLAP; the protein is encoded by the coding sequence ATGACTGAGAAGAAACTCAAGCGCAAGAAAAGCCAGCGCAGCAGCGAAGAATCGCGCGCCGCTATCCTCCAGGCCACCCGAGAGGAAATGGCCGAAAATGGCTGGCGAAAGTTCAGTGTCGACAAGGTTTCTCGCCGCGCCAAGGCGTCCAAACAGACCATTTACCGCTGGTGGCCTGCCATCGGGAACATGTGCATGGAAGCAGCGATCGAACTGGTCCCCGATCGTTCCAAACTGGGCCGCGATCCGGCCGAGCGCATTGCTGCTCTGATCCAGCCTCTCGAAGATACGACCCGTCAGGGCTCCGGCCACGCGGTGCTGCGCGCCGCTATGATTGCGGCAAGTGACGACAAGGATGCCGGCGAGACCTGGCGCAACTGGATGAAAGAGAATATTCGCGCGCCGCTACGCCTGGTGCTGGCGGAGATCGCGGCCAAGAATGTCGTGCGCCGTGATTTCGATCTTGATGAAGCGGTCGATTTCCTCACAGGCCAATTCTGGTCGCGTGTGATGATCATGCGGGCGCCGCTGCCGGAAGGTTTCAGCAATTTGCAGGCAAATGCATTGCTCACCTCCCTCGCGCCTTAA
- a CDS encoding sodium-dependent bicarbonate transport family permease, giving the protein MDVAISTLLSPIILFFGLGMLAALLRSQMSVPEAFAKGLAIYLMMAIGLKGGVEMSKNPLTMEVMLVLLAGIVLSFLIPLIAFVLLRLTTKLDQTNAAATAAHYGSISIVTFVAATEAVRMSGLDSGGHLVAVAALMETPAIITALFLATRGQKKRAEPVAGSEQGELVREVFLNASIVVLVGALAIGWIGGEEGTASIQPFFVGLFQGVLCLFLLDMGLSAGRGLRQGWRQLSTAIVGFGLYMPLISAVIAAGAAYMLGIPPGDAALLITLTASASYIAVPAAMRLALPEAKPSIYLTLSLGVTFPFNVTIGIPIYIYLALLINGQG; this is encoded by the coding sequence TTGGACGTCGCTATTTCGACCCTTCTTTCGCCTATCATTCTGTTTTTCGGCCTCGGTATGTTGGCCGCCTTGCTGCGCTCCCAGATGAGTGTTCCGGAAGCTTTTGCCAAAGGACTCGCCATCTATCTGATGATGGCGATTGGCCTCAAGGGCGGGGTCGAGATGTCAAAGAATCCGCTGACCATGGAAGTGATGCTCGTCCTACTGGCCGGGATTGTCTTATCCTTCCTGATCCCGCTCATTGCCTTCGTCCTATTGCGTCTGACCACGAAGCTGGATCAGACCAATGCAGCCGCGACGGCGGCGCACTATGGCTCCATTTCCATCGTCACATTTGTCGCCGCGACCGAAGCCGTTCGGATGTCCGGACTGGACAGCGGTGGCCACCTGGTGGCCGTGGCTGCTTTGATGGAAACGCCTGCGATCATTACGGCGCTGTTCCTCGCGACTCGCGGTCAGAAGAAACGTGCGGAGCCGGTGGCCGGTTCTGAGCAAGGGGAACTGGTTCGCGAGGTGTTTCTGAACGCCTCGATCGTGGTCCTGGTGGGAGCGCTGGCCATTGGCTGGATCGGCGGAGAAGAGGGCACGGCGTCGATTCAACCGTTCTTTGTCGGATTGTTCCAGGGCGTCTTGTGCCTGTTCCTGCTTGATATGGGCCTGTCAGCCGGACGTGGTTTGCGCCAGGGTTGGCGCCAATTGAGTACAGCCATTGTCGGGTTCGGGCTGTACATGCCGCTCATCTCCGCAGTGATCGCCGCGGGCGCAGCTTACATGCTGGGCATACCCCCCGGAGACGCGGCCCTTCTCATTACGCTCACGGCTTCGGCCTCCTATATTGCCGTGCCTGCCGCCATGCGCCTCGCTTTGCCCGAGGCGAAGCCGTCGATCTACCTGACATTGTCCCTGGGCGTGACCTTCCCGTTCAATGTCACGATCGGGATTCCGATCTATATCTATCTGGCCTTGCTGATAAACGGACAGGGGTAA
- a CDS encoding DUF190 domain-containing protein: MTKYLQIELIIERMAHKRAGRVLEAAGMTGYTVFPAMAGYGGGKRWSRDTDISASGDMVSIVSIGDEEKVRNTMDEIANLLGAHIGIVTLTEVEVMRPGRF; the protein is encoded by the coding sequence ATGACCAAGTATCTTCAAATCGAACTGATCATCGAGCGCATGGCGCACAAACGTGCCGGGCGCGTCCTCGAGGCTGCCGGGATGACGGGATACACCGTTTTTCCCGCCATGGCCGGTTATGGCGGAGGCAAACGCTGGAGTCGTGATACCGACATCTCGGCCAGCGGTGACATGGTGTCCATCGTCTCGATTGGAGACGAAGAGAAGGTCCGCAATACGATGGACGAGATCGCCAACTTGCTCGGAGCCCATATCGGTATTGTCACCCTGACCGAGGTCGAGGTGATGCGTCCGGGGCGTTTCTAG